CGATCTCCCGCATTTCTCTTCTCCGTGGTCAGCCCTTCCGAAACTCCCGCACGATCTCCAAATACTTTTTCGCGCTCTCCGTAATCTTCTCCGGCTTGCCTTCGGCCATCGCCTTCGTATCGACAAGATCCGCACCCACTCCGAGCGCAAACGACCCCGCCTCCAGGAACTCCTTCGCCGTCGCCAGCGACACACCGCCCGTCGGAATCATCTCCACCTGCGGCAGCGGCGCCTTCAGCGACTTCAGATACTTCGCCCCACCCAGCGCGCTCGCCGGAAAAACCTTGATCACATCCGCGCCCGCCTGCCACGCCGTCACAACCTCCGTCGGCGTCAGCGCACCGGGCAGCACCGGAATCGAGTAGCGGTGACACATCTCGATCGT
This is a stretch of genomic DNA from Acidobacteriaceae bacterium. It encodes these proteins:
- a CDS encoding bifunctional 2-keto-4-hydroxyglutarate aldolase/2-keto-3-deoxy-6-phosphogluconate aldolase, whose protein sequence is MRKEEIVGKLREIGLVPVLRAESEEQALGIASAIADGGVTVLEITMTVPGAIRVMSRLTKERPDILIGAGTVLDAETARMCMLEGAQFVVSPALNLQTIEMCHRYSIPVLPGALTPTEVVTAWQAGADVIKVFPASALGGAKYLKSLKAPLPQVEMIPTGGVSLATAKEFLEAGSFALGVGADLVDTKAMAEGKPEKITESAKKYLEIVREFRKG